GTTGCTTTATGGAATAACCATGTAAGCAAAAACATAAATAAAAATCCAAATACAAGTCCTATTATTGGTGACGATATAAGTGGGATTATTATTTTATCAACAAACCCTTTCCAATTAACTACAGAAAAATCAAGTTTATGAGTAGTTATGGATGCACCTAAAAGTCCACCAACAAGTGCATGAGAAGAAGAACTAGGGATAGCATAATACCAAGTTATTAGGTTCCAAATAATAGCACCTACTAGGGCTATAGCTACAATTTGAGGAGTAGCTATACCATTGTTTATTATTCCCGTTCCTATAGTTTTTGCAACTTCTGTATGTAACATAGCACCAACAAAATTTAGTACTGCAGCCATTCCTAATGCTTGCATAGGTGTAAGTACTTTAGTACCAATAGATGTAGCAATAGAATTAGCTGTATCGTGAAATCCATTTATAAAATCAAAGATAAGAGCTAATATTATTACAACAACTATTATTGATGAACTAAGCATATTTCATACCAACTCCTCGGATTTCATTTGCAAGTGTTTCACAAGCATCAATGCTATCTTCTAGATAATGGTATAAATCTTTCCATTTCATTACGAACAAAATATCTTCGGGATTTTCGAATAGTTTTCTCATCGCTTTTCTGTAAATTAAATCAGCTTCGTTTTCCAAAGTGTTTATATCGATGATCTTATCCACTAAGATAGTGCTTTTGCGAAGGGATTTTAATTCTAAAATCACCTTAACAAGGTCTGATGAGACAACCATAAGTTTATCAACGAGTTCAATAGCTTCTGGAGTAGCCGAGGTCACATTATACATATAGAACAAATGGGCTGTAGATTCAATACTATCAGTAATATTATCTATTCCTTTTGTTATATTAAATATATCTTCTCTGTCTAGTGGAGTTATAAACATTTTCTTAGTATATTCAATTAATTCATGTGTTACAATGTCGCCTTCATGTTCAAGCTTTACTAGTTTCTCTAATCTTTCATTAGGATTATCGAGTTCATTCATTAACAATTTTAGCTCTTTTGCGGAACTATTAAATATTTCAGCTCCCTTCGAGAAAAGCTCAAAAAACAAATTGTCTTGTGGTTTAAAATTAAACATATATTGTTCCTCCTTCGATAAATAAAAAACATGTTTTAAATTAAAATTTGTACTACTAAATTTAAAATTAAGATATATTTTAAACCGTACAAGCCTAATTATATGATATTACTTAACAAAGTACAATATTGTATTAATATATTTAACATAACTTAACGTAGGCTGTATTATTAAGTCATGAAATACAATAATTTACTTTATTTTAGCGTAATTTTTATATTAATGTAAATAAGACAGCTGTCTTAGAGTATATTCTTTAAATGGAAGTAACCATATTCATATCTAAACTAAATATTTTATTATTAATGTAAGATTATAATAAAAATTTGTGATATACTTTTAGTCGAGTTTAGGATTTTATTTAGGTATTATTTCAATAAAAACTAATTATAAATCAATGAGGAGTACAATATGAGAAAAATTTATAAAAACCCAAAAGAATTAGGAACATGTTTAAAAGATTTAGTAGATTTTTATTTAGATGATGTTATAGAATATAATAAGCTAAAAGAAAAAATAATTATATTAGCCAATGCCAACGAGGATAAACTTTCTAAGGAAGGATCTATTCCTATAAAAATTTCTAATATACTAGGTGACTCTAGAGTAGCTATTATTAAGAAAATATTATCTGAAAAAGAAAATTAATTTTTATAATTTCATCAAAAAAGTAGGCTATGTATCACAGAATAACAAACCACTTGTATATATCTTACGTAAATTATATAATGTATTAAGGTAAAAATGTTTAAATAGCAAGAAGTGGTATAATGACTAAAAATAAATGATAAGAATACACAATAAATTATTATCATTAATGGAATTCGTCGAGGGCTATTTGATTTTAAAAAGGTATCAAATTGCAGGCTTTTAGTCAGCTATCTGTGCCTTAATATTTTAATCATTAGCCCTATTTATTTTATACGATATTAATTAGTATATTGCTAAAACTTAACAAAATAAGGATTTCATTTAGTTGATTGTTGTAAAATATTTCAATATAATATATACTAAATTTATTCGCAATTATTATATAAGTTATAAGTAAATCAAAAAAATATAGACCATAATTTTATTTTTAGGGGAGAAATTTATGAACTTTTGGAACGGGAATAACAAAAGAAATACTTTAATTATTTTTCTTACTACTGTTTTAGTTATGACAGGATTTCTTTTTATATTGCCAAATATCCACACCTTTGCACAGAGTGATAAAACAAAGATAATTATTCATTATGCTAGAAATGCAGACAATAATTCAAAATGGAAGATGTGGTTATGGTCTGACAAAAAAGATGGAAATAAGTTTGATTTTACTAGTAAAGATTCATTTGGTCAGATTGGTGAAACTGAGTTTGATGGAGACTTTAATAAAGTAGGTTTTATAATTTACACAAATGAGTGGAAAAAAGATACAGACGATGATAGATTTATTGAAAAGTTCAAGAATGGTGTAGGTGAAATTTGGATTAATGGTGGAGATCCTAAAATATACTATTCTTTAGCTGAAGCAACCAAATTAAAAGTTACCATACCTGGTAAGGTTATAAACAAACCCAATAAATTTGTAAGTGCAAAATTAGATGATTTGAAAACCATAAACATAGAAACCAATGTATCATTTCCATTTGTTGCGGCGGATGCTCAAGGCTTTATAGTTAAATCAAATGGAAAAGCTTTAAAAATAAATAAAATAACAAGCTCAAAGGTAATTGGTGGTTTTACAACAGTTGCGAATATAGAACTTAGTGAAAATGTAAATTTAAATCAAACCCTTACAATCTCAAAGACAGCTTTTCCAGAAAAGGAAATAGTATTTGGTGATGTAATGCAAAGTGCTAGTTTTGAAAAAATGTTTTCTTATGAAGGAAATGATTTGGGTAATACTTATTCTACTAGCAAAACGAGCTTTAAAGTCTGGGCACCGACTGCAACCGATGTAAAGCTAGTAACCTATGAACATTGGAATGATAAAACTGGCACTGAAATCAAAATGAAGAAGAGTGAAAAGGGAACATGGTCTTATGACCTAAATGGAAATCAAAGTGGTATATTGTATACTTATAAAGTTAACATTAAAGGCGTTTGGAATGAGGCTGTGGATCCTTATGCACGTTCTGTATCCGCAAATGGTGATAAGGGTGCTGTAGTAGATCTTAAGAAAACAGACCCTACTATTTGGAAGCCAAATGAAAAACCTGACTTTTCGAATTTAACTGACGCAATTATATATGAACTACATGTTAGAGACTTCTCAATAGACACGAACAGTGGTATAAAAAATAAAGGCAAATTCTTAGCATTTACTGAAATGGGCACAAAGGGAATTGATGGTAACTCGACAGGAATTGATTATATAAAGGCATTAGGGGTAACCCATGTGGAGCTTATGCCCATATTCGATTACTCTACTATAAATGAAACTTCAAATAAAGCACAATTTAATTGGGGTTACAATCCAAAAAATTACAATGCACCTGAAGGAAGTTATTCAACTAACCCATATAACCCTACCACGCGAGTTAAAGAATTAAAACAAGCAGTACAAGCCCTTCACGATAATGGATTAAGAGTAAACGTGGATGTAGCTTATGACCACATGTACAGCGGTACTAATTCTAATTTCAATAAAATAGTACCTGGGTACTATTTTAGAACTAATTCAAATGAAAGTGGTTATGGAAATACAATAGCTTCTGAAAATGTTATGGCAAGAAAATTCATTGTTGATTCAGTTATCTATTGGGCAAAAGAATATAATTTAGATGGATTCAAATTCGATCAGATGGGTCTTATTGATCTAAAGACTATGAATGAAATTAGAAAAAAACTAAGCAGTATAAATCCTTCTATTCTTGTTTTGGGAGATGGATCAGATAAGGGGACTACCCTTTCTCCAGAGTTAAAAGCAAATAAACAAAATGCAAGTAAACTTACTGAAATAACACAAACCAATGATGAAATAAGAGATGGTCTAAGTGGAAGTGTATTTTTCCCAAAAGCAAAAGGGTTCGTTAATGGTGCACTTCAAAAAGAGACAGCAATAAAAAAAGGAATAGTTGGGGGTATAGATTACTCTAATATTATAGAGACTTATGGTAATACAGAACCTGTACAAATTGTTAATTATACTGAATCCCACGCTAATAATACCTTATGGGATAAGCTCCTTTTAACAAATCCTAAGGACAGTTATGAAATAAGAACAAAAATGCACAAAATGGCAGATTCTATGATTCTTACTTCACAAGGTATTCCATTCTTCCAAGCGGGTCAAGAATTTTTAAGAACTAAAGCGGGTGTTAAAAATTCTTATAAGGCAAGTGATAATGTAAATAAGATTGATTGGACAAGGGAATCTAAAAACATTGAAACTGTTGATTATTTCAAAGGCTTAATTGAATTAAGAAAAGCACATCCTGCCTTTAGAATGACCTCTGCGGATATGATTAAGAAAAATTTGAAATTTTTAGTAGTTCCTGAAAATGTTGTAGCATATGAAATGAATTACAATGCAAACATGGATAGTTGGGCGCACATTGTAGTTGCATATAATGCAAATAGGGAGGATAAGACTGTAAAATTATCAAATAATGGCACATGGAATATCGTAGTAGATGGTGATAAAGCAGGAGTTAAAACTATAAAACAATTTAATGGAGAATATTTAGTCGTTCCTGCACTAAGCTCTATTGTGATTTATTATGAATCAGAAAATATATTTACATCATTAACTTTTAGGACGTATATTATATTAGCTCTAGTTGTAGTTGCTTGTATAATGTTCTTTTTGAAAAAGAGAAAAAAAATCTAAAAATGCACTAGTTTGCGTATTTTTAAGGGTCCTGTATTAAAA
This window of the Clostridium estertheticum genome carries:
- a CDS encoding DUF47 domain-containing protein, whose protein sequence is MFNFKPQDNLFFELFSKGAEIFNSSAKELKLLMNELDNPNERLEKLVKLEHEGDIVTHELIEYTKKMFITPLDREDIFNITKGIDNITDSIESTAHLFYMYNVTSATPEAIELVDKLMVVSSDLVKVILELKSLRKSTILVDKIIDINTLENEADLIYRKAMRKLFENPEDILFVMKWKDLYHYLEDSIDACETLANEIRGVGMKYA
- a CDS encoding TIGR04540 family protein; the encoded protein is MRKIYKNPKELGTCLKDLVDFYLDDVIEYNKLKEKIIILANANEDKLSKEGSIPIKISNILGDSRVAIIKKILSEKEN
- the pulA gene encoding type I pullulanase, producing MNFWNGNNKRNTLIIFLTTVLVMTGFLFILPNIHTFAQSDKTKIIIHYARNADNNSKWKMWLWSDKKDGNKFDFTSKDSFGQIGETEFDGDFNKVGFIIYTNEWKKDTDDDRFIEKFKNGVGEIWINGGDPKIYYSLAEATKLKVTIPGKVINKPNKFVSAKLDDLKTINIETNVSFPFVAADAQGFIVKSNGKALKINKITSSKVIGGFTTVANIELSENVNLNQTLTISKTAFPEKEIVFGDVMQSASFEKMFSYEGNDLGNTYSTSKTSFKVWAPTATDVKLVTYEHWNDKTGTEIKMKKSEKGTWSYDLNGNQSGILYTYKVNIKGVWNEAVDPYARSVSANGDKGAVVDLKKTDPTIWKPNEKPDFSNLTDAIIYELHVRDFSIDTNSGIKNKGKFLAFTEMGTKGIDGNSTGIDYIKALGVTHVELMPIFDYSTINETSNKAQFNWGYNPKNYNAPEGSYSTNPYNPTTRVKELKQAVQALHDNGLRVNVDVAYDHMYSGTNSNFNKIVPGYYFRTNSNESGYGNTIASENVMARKFIVDSVIYWAKEYNLDGFKFDQMGLIDLKTMNEIRKKLSSINPSILVLGDGSDKGTTLSPELKANKQNASKLTEITQTNDEIRDGLSGSVFFPKAKGFVNGALQKETAIKKGIVGGIDYSNIIETYGNTEPVQIVNYTESHANNTLWDKLLLTNPKDSYEIRTKMHKMADSMILTSQGIPFFQAGQEFLRTKAGVKNSYKASDNVNKIDWTRESKNIETVDYFKGLIELRKAHPAFRMTSADMIKKNLKFLVVPENVVAYEMNYNANMDSWAHIVVAYNANREDKTVKLSNNGTWNIVVDGDKAGVKTIKQFNGEYLVVPALSSIVIYYESENIFTSLTFRTYIILALVVVACIMFFLKKRKKI